The Hippocampus zosterae strain Florida chromosome 10, ASM2543408v3, whole genome shotgun sequence genome contains the following window.
GCTCCGTCTGTCAGGTACTCTCGTGCTTCCTGTACACGCTGTACACGCAGCTGTACGTGGCCGGCGCGGTGACGGCCCTGTTGGTGGAGGTGAACAGCGTGACGCTTCACCTGCGGCTGCTTCTCAAGATGGCGGGCGCCACCTCGTCGGCCGCCTACCGCCTCAACAAGGTGCTGAACGTTTGCACCTTCGTGGCCGTGCGCCTGGCCACTCAGTTCTACGTCACCTGGTACATCGCCGCAAACTACCCCAGGCTGGACCGCGCCGCCTTCTTCATGACCTGCTTGATGGTCATGAACATCATCATGCTGGTGTACCTGTACCGCCTCATCCGCTCCGACTTCTTGCCGCGCGCCGGCGAAGCGCACGCGGAGCGCAACGGGACGCGCAACGCCAAGAAGTTCGTCACCGATTGAGAGGCGAGGAAGCGCCTCATCGTGGCGGCTTTCGGTCTTTGTTTTGCTCGACCGGACCCCGTGCCCCTCCCTCAAGGGGTTAACAACACGTCTGCCATGCAGTCAAGGggttctgggttcgaatctGTGCATCATCAACAGAAGAGCACAGTTGCCTATCAGTCCTAACTGAACATATCTGAACTTTTCGGGAGGGGTGGGGcagaaaaaatttttttttaaacatcttgccTCCCATGACACTCTGAGGATTACCAGGATCTGGATGGCaagtgatttattattattttttttcaaagcaggtTGAAGGAGGAGTTTACGGGTATGGCCCGCAAGCTAAAAAAGCTAAAGCTGTTTTGGATTTGACTTCCTGTTGAGCCTCAAGTGCAAACTATGATGTGCACGAAAGGCATGAAGTGTAATTTCCCCttgactgtttattgtgcatgttaaatcgctccatgtacagcactttgtatgcagcgatggctgtttgaaagtgctccagaaataccgttgacttgacttgactatgaaGGCGGCACTTCAGCACAATACCCACCAAGTCAAACAAACGTCCACACGTGCACATTCAACTTTAAGCGCATTTCACACGTTCAAATCGTTCCACAACTCAAACGCTAGCCAAATATTTACTTTTGTATCATTTTAGATCATTTCATAAAGAAGATAACGAGCGTGAGAAATTAGGAAGTAACAATAGCTGATCTGTTCTGCAATGCCATGATGCCCCCAGTGCCTTTTGAAAACAACTCCTGTAATATGACGCATCGTTTTTgtccgaaaaagaaaaaaatgacattttaatctTTAATCCTCCAACACTTGACTGTGACACTGTcgtgtgtttttttatgaagtGGCGACAGGTACGTGTTTTGAGTCTACGAGTGAGATTGCATTTTAGACgtgtttaaaaagtgtgactgcGTTTCTGGTGCTCGTATTTACGTTGAACGCACGAGAGAGAATCATTATGAGTTAGGACTGCGTCATCAATAGCACGATTTACGTGGATTTACGCCTTTCTCGCAAGCAAACGAATTTACATATTTCGAGAGTTTTTACTAGATCGAGTAAAAgtaacctggactcacccccagtcacccattttaaatatacgtattttattatattttgtatttatatatattgttttttgtcttctgtcTTCTCCGTTTAATAAGTTTGCTGCTgtcaattgggaatttctccattgcgagacaaataaaggttttcttacgtTAAATTTACAAACAGTGACATCACATCCGGTTAGTCCTCCTCATTTCCTATCACATCCGGTAGTTTTTTCTTTCGGCCGGCAGGGGTCGCGCTGTGACGAGGAGAAATGGGATCATCTGTGTTCTACGGTTTTAGTTTTGAGGCGTCTTTTCCCCCCTGACTTCTTTTCTTCCTAAGATTTCTTCTCCACAATTCGGCCTAAAATCCACAATTGATCACCCCTGCCACAAACATGAccgcgtcggcctcacattgAGTGACATTTGGAGCTGAAAGGGAGGGAAAAGACGGATAAAAAGAAGAGcgaccaccacctcctcctccttttcttgcTAAGGTAAGGGCTTCTTTTCTGTTTCTTCGCTCGTTTCACCCTTCCCCTCCACTTACGTATTGGACTACGAGTTTTCTCTCATAGAAGTGTGCTTTTACGCTCTAGTCGGTGATAAAAGTTCAAAAGGCACATTCGGTGTGATGTTGGCTTAAAAGTCCAGTTGGAACCACGCCACTCTTCGTAAACTAGTATCACATTTTACGAGCGATAGGAATACAATTTCGATGCTAACCGATTCAAGTTGTCTGctccttcatttaaaaaacgtcccccccccccgtctttcAAGTAAGTGCACTCCGTGAGTCaccttttcccccccaacaTTCCTTAAAACTAGCCTTGGCGGAGGACACCCCCTCCCGTTGCGGATTTTTAGAAAAACGGTTCCACACAATTGGACATCATTCGGGCTAAAATTCAAGTCGTGTGCCGCCGTGCTCGAGGGAGACTTTGAGGAGGCCACCAGGCAAAGTTTGACAAGGGGTCGGATGCGCCGCTGGTGTGTTAGTGTCACCATGACAACGGACTCAACTGCGCTTTTCACGTTGTCCGAAAGAACCACCTCGCCGTGCCTCATCAAAGTACGTCTGGCctcatgctaacaaacaatgtggAACACCACAGACGGGCTAACGAACCACATCTGTGTGGCAGCATTCTAACTCTTTACGCAACAGATAGTTGCATCCACACATCCGGACAGAAAATAGGACGTGGTACTACTCGCCCGCGCAGaacagcagtgaaaaaaaagaagaaagacccCCAATCAGCCGACATTGAATCGCCGCTCTCTAATAAATCATCTCTTCCCAACAGGCCTGATGTCGATGCGAAGTCCAACCATGAGTGTCTTACCACCCGTTCGCAAGGATCGCATCATCCCGCAGTTCCCTCATGTAAAACATTCATGTCATCACCAACACTCTTTCCCCTTTCACCCTCTTAccaaaaaagtcaacacacgtCCGGGTCAACAATGACATTGGGCTTTCTATTTCTATTCTTTTGGAATGTCAAAATGGCTCCAATTTGACCTGAACACTACACGTTTTAAGGGCCTAAAAAACTTAAAATGGCTCACGGAATCTGCGCATCTCTCTCCGTAGTGTTTCCGCGAAGATGCCGCGCTCCACGTCGAGCGCGACTTCAACCCCAAAGTGAAGGCGGCGTGCCAGGAGCAGCGCACCGGCACGGTGGGGTGCGTCCCCCGGCCCCAAAGAGAAGACGACGCGAcgtgcggaggaggaggaggccttcACGGTTTGATGTTTCTTGTCCTCTTTTTTGCAGGTTTAAAATCGCCAAGGTCATCGTGGTGGGCGACTTGGCGGTGGGCAAAACCTGTCTGATTAACAGGTAACCTTGGAGCACACGAAATCTTTGCTTTCGCCAACAGCAGACCAAAGAATCGAGAAAAGAGCCGTTTGAAAGAGTGAAGGCGCGCTAACGGCGTGCCACGTCTGGCTCAGGTTTTGCAAGGACGCTTTTGACAAGAACTACAAGGCCACCATTGGCGTGGATTTCGAGATGGAGCGCTTCGAGGTGCTGGGCGTCCCTTTTAGCCTGCAGCTGTAAGTCCCGACCGAGCGCGACGTAGATCGCCGTCGCGCACGGGCGAAACCGCCACTCTTGCGCTTTTCGTCTCAGGTGGGATACGGCGGGTCAGGAGAGGTTCAAGTGCATCGCTTCCACGTACTACAGAGCGGCACAAGGTGAGCGGGCGCAGCTGAAAGGCTTTTTTAAAGACATGTCACAAGTAAGCGCCCACAGCGCCGACAAAGGCTAAATGAGGTAaaagtttttctcttcacccccacccaccccccaaaaaagaaaaagagaaactcTAAACCTAATTCAACCAATTAGAAGACAATATGAACATCATTGTGGCCTGTAGAGAGAATTGAATGAGCATgagcacactttttaaaaaaaaagtgtgtgttgaaaatgtttcttcacccccccccaaaaaaaatacacaaataaacattttattttgaaggaaatAAGTTGAAAACCAGACACCTGTTAAATGCATGAAACTCACGTCTATTCCATTTCTATgtggggtttttatttttttgtgaagagaAATTTCCTccgcattgatttattttttgtcatatgtattttttatttcttcattttccccaaaacaaatCACCTCAAATTTTGCGAGTTATAACCGTTGCGGGCCTCCCGGTTCAAGACGGCGCGGCCGCTGTGCGCGTCGCTGCCATTCTCCGTGCGAGTGCAGGTCCATCTCACGTTTGCCAAGATCATCCCCATATATCGGCGCATGTCTGGCGTTGCACCCTCAAACACTTTGACTTGAGCTGGGCACGAAGTCGCTTGCTTTCCGCCACCGGCAAGTGCCCAAGGAACGACTTCCTCAAAGCGTCTAACGGACGtcacgttgcttttttttctgacagtggTGATTATCGTCTTCGACGTTACCGACGTCGCGTCTTTGGATCACAGCAGGTAAGGTCGCACCCGCTGATTCTTGAAtgagaagaataacaaaaaaaaaaagatatggcaAGGGATGGATGAGCGCTCGCCACCTGCGGTGATGCGAATCCCGCGCCACCATAGGTCAAAGGTCACCCGCTATttgattccatttcattttctgtATTTATGGAGTTATTTTTGTGGGAGTGAGACGGATAGAATGCTTCGGCTGCGCGGGGATGGCTTCCGCTTGCAGCTTTTGGACCGCTCGAGTCCTTGTCGgatccttttgttttgttttttttccaaggcagTGGCTCGAAGACGCCCTGAGAGAAAACGACCCCACGGCCGTCCAACTCTTCCTGGTCGGCACCAAGAAAGACCTGAGCGTAAGTCTGGCACTCTTTCACGAGCGCCTCCTTCGGATCAGGCGGCCTTTTGGTTGGCGAGGCGCTCATCTCGTGGTTTGTCTCGCAGTCTCCCGCTCAGTATTCTCAGATTGAACGAGACGCCCTGCAGGTGGCGCAGGAGATGCGAGCCGAGTATTGGGCCCTGTCGTCGCTCACGGGTGAGTGGCTTCTTTCGGCCCTGAACCAATAACGTCGAATAACTGTCAGGAGGCCCCTCACAGCGCAGAGCGCAGGCGGCAGATGCCCGCTTGGCCTTCTTAGTGGCCCGCAAAGCATGTCGGTCCATTTCAAATTTGGAAAAAAGTGTTTAGAAAAAGACTCGCCCCTTGAcaagtcaaatcaaataaatgcctccatcgtcttattttgaaaggggAGAACGTGAAGGAGTTCTTCTTCCGGGTGGCGTCGCTGGCATTCGAAACCAACGTCCTGGCCGAGCTGGAGAAGAGCGGAAGCAGGCAAATCGGCAACATCGTCCGTGAGTAGCCCCCCATCGCGGCGGCCAAGCCGCGAGCCGGCGTGTGACCGACGCTCGCTTGCCCGTAGGAATCCACAGCAACAGCAGCCACCTGTCCAAGAAGAGGAAGCAGCCCGCCTGCTGTCAGTGACGCCGCCTGcgcgggaggagggggggggggggtgcgcgcaTCACGCTGTCTTGGCCCAAAGAGCGCTTTTCCTTACGCGCTGCTAACTTGTGCTAACAACCCGTGTCTGTGCACACTCTCTTATCTGATATCGATTGGTCAGCCCAAATGCCAATCACAACTTCGGTGTGATCAAAAAGGCGTGAAAGAcgcgtttttttggttttttttgtgtgagaaaACCGCGACTGCCAAACCAAAGACATTCCGATTTGTGAACAAACGTGCGTGGGAGTGGCTCGTCCAAACAGATGAGCCGCCTACAAGGGGAAAAGGGAACAGTAGTTTGTGTCGTCCGCTTTTCCAGATTTGCAGTCCGTTCTAGAAAGCAAACAATGTCGCCTTCCGGTAAAAAGAGGCCAACTTTATTGGTAACGTTCCAAAGGGAAGCGCCTTTTCAAATGGCGCCGCCAAGAGTGTCCTACTTGCAAAGTCCACAATAAAACGTTTTCTTTGAAAGGAATGTTTGGCCCTCTTTTCAGTTCCCGAAGCTGTTGAAGGAGTCCAAATGTTTGTCATCGATTTGCTCCTCGGGGATGCAGTGCGAGCAGTTGTAACGGGCTCGAATCCGCTTGCCTCCTTCCGTGTTCTCGCGAAGGCGCGGCCAGTCGGCAGGgctcggccgccgccgccctcatTACGAACGTGTGCTCGGGCGGCGGCTCATCCTCAATTCTAAAAACAATGACTGgaactttttttctgacaacaaaacctttttgattaaaaaaaaaaaactcaaaattgtaaaCGGAAACCCCCTGAAAACTGTacgcaaatttaaaaaatcattttcaaacaaattctcaaagtttacatattttgtttttgtcctgccACCAAACATGCAACATTACATgggaaaaaatgttaaaatgtacaaaaaacggACGGGATGCAGGCACACATGCAGTGTCAGAAATCTGCAGAGACCGCCGGCATTTTCCTTGTTGTCCTCAAAAGGATTTAGTATCTGTGAAGCGCCCCCTTTGGCCCCGCGACAGAATAAAACAAACCCTGGAGCCATGCCCGCTCCGCTTTCGACAAAGAAGGACTCTTCTGTCGCCTCCCTGCGTTGCGACGGCGCACGCCGGTTTCCATGGCGAAGCGGGAGCCTCCGCCGCGGAGGGAGCGTCGCAACAAATGCGCACCGCACCAATCAGGAAATGGATCCAAACGACAATCgggtgaaaaacaaaacgagaCGCACGTCACATGCTCAAATTGTGCCATATGAAAGACACCCTGGCAGCCTTCCGCCTGGTTGGCCCCCTTCAAAGCATTCCACATCGGCCCCTTTCCAGTTCAGCGGTCGAATCCATGGCATGGCTTTGATAAGAATACGTTTGATTTGGAAGCAACTTTCAAGGCACCCAAGGAGACTTTTGACTCTCACTTTGGATGTCAGCACTCGCATGCAATCCAATTTACAAAGTGCGTCCCTCCTACTCGTTGCTAGTCGGGGGTTtgcagagggaggaggaggaggagggggttgCTGGATTACCAGCGCTCTTCTGTCACGCCATTCAAAGCCCCCCCCTCATGTTTCCACCCACCTCCACATTGACTCAAGTCCATTAGCGGATAACTCCTCCTAGCGTAGTCACGATATTCAGCATCGCAGCGCCCAAGTGGGAGGGCATCCAGAAGCCGGAGCGGCCGACCCGGCGCCCCCTCTCGCCCCGGCTCTTACTTCTGCCTACCCTCGGCCATGTGGTGGGTCGTCCTGGTGCTTCTGTCTTGCCAGGACAGGGAGCTGGCGCTCGGCGCCGGGGTGGGCCCCTCTCCAGGGCGGCGCTCGGAGGAGAGCGGCGGGCCGCCGGGCGCCGAGCCATCGATGCGGGCGGAGATCGGGCGTCCTCCGGAGGCGACCCGCAGAGCCAAAAGAGGCTTCACGTATCCCGGGACCCTGTGGTGCGGCGCCGGAAACATGGCCGATCATTACGAGCAACTGGGTAGGATAACGGGACCATGATTTGTTTGTCTCTTGCTTTGCCAATGCggatttcttttaatttttttttttaggggagtACGAGGAGACGGACCGCTGCTGCCGCACGCACGACCACTGCCCCCACGTCATCCACGCCTTCTCCTCCAAATACGGACACACCAATTTCAAGTGGCACTCCATCTCTCACTGCGACTGCGACCAGGCGTAAGTAGCAAAAGAAGGCAAGCGGGAAAAAGGACAGGCGCCAGGCGCACTTGACTCTCTCAACGCCACGGCACctcttttgtttgctttctgGTTTGTGTGCACGGAGCACCCAAAAATGGGTGCCAACCATGGTAAGATCTTACCCGAGTTTTTGCTTTTTCAACTTGGAAACACGCAAGACTCCTCTCGTAAGATGCACGCTTCCCAAAACACAACTTCCGACTTGCACGATCCGGACTTGTTCCCGGATGGTCCGACCGCGTGGTCCGCCTTTCACCCGGAGTCCTTTGGGACGGCCTCCGGAACGGAACGGGCGCGGCTCAATGGCTTGCGAGCGGTTTCCGTGTGCCCGTGCGCAGGTTGAAAGGTTGCCTGCGGCGAGTGAACAACACCTCGTCCCGGGTGGTGGGGCAGGCCTTCTTCAACGTCATCGGGGCGCCTTGCTTTGAGCTGGTCTACGAGGAGCGCTGCGCCGAACGCCGCTGGTACGGAGCGTAAGTATCCGCTCCTCTCGTGACGCCTCCGCCGCGTGCCGCCCTTAACGCgggtgccctttttttttttttgctcccggCGACCGCAGGTGCAAACGTTACGACGAGCGGGCGGTCGCGGCGGTGAAGGAGGCGGTCCCTTACGACTACGGCGGCATCGCCGACATTGACGTACTGACCCGGGCGCCCCCCGAAAGGAAGCGCGACACCCAGCGGGAGACCCCAACGCAAGCCACCCTGTCCGGGCCCGAGGAACCGTCCCTCAGAAACacggccgccaccgccgccgactCCGACAAAGAGTCGCGAAGCTCGGATGGTAAGAGGgccaaaaagaaagacggaGCAGAGAAGAAGACCAAAAAGAGAAACGGGCAGAAAAGGCGACAGAAAGTTGTTCGCGTTAAAGGAATAGCAACGCTTTTAGCTTCGGGTGGCAACGAAGCAGTCGAAAAGGTTCCTTCTGGCAACTCCATCGGCGACCAGACGGTCGCCCGAAGACCGAGTGACGGTCAGTCCGCTCGGAGTTGCGACGACGTCCTGAAGGATGAAGCGCTGATGGAGACTGCCGAGTCGCCCGGGACTGCAGGACGAACCGCTTGCCCGCCCAAAAGCGGAGGACCGAGGACCGGCCGGGGACAGGAGAAAGTACCTGCGGCCGCCCCGAAGGAGATTCCCCGACCTGCGCTCCAGTCGGCGAGCAACCTCAGCGCCGCCCTCGCGTCACACCCCGAACAACGCCCCCGCGAGGAGATCCCGCCACCCGCAGTCAAGTCCGCCGACATCTCCGGCGTGGAGTCTCCGCGGACGGCAGGAGAAGCCGGACCTCCAGCCGGACCTGGGCCAAAAACGGGACTGCCCAGGAAAGGGAACGCACGCGGGATCCCTCCACCCACGGTCGATTCCGCCAAAAGCCTCCCCGTCATCGCAACGTTCCAACAAGGGCACCCTGGTAAGGAGACCCGGCCACCCGCCGTCCGATCCGCCTGGAACCTTGCCGCATCCCCTCAGACGGCGGGAAAATCCAGTCGTCCTGCTGGCTCGCTGTCAAAACGCAAGCCAGCGAGGAAGGGGAGGCTTCCTGCCACTTTGCCTGAGGAGGCCCCTCAGCTTGCGCTCCACTCCACCAAGAACCGCAGTGCCACAAAGCAGACCCCCCAGCGCAAACAGGTCCCTCAACCCGCGGGAGATTTCCTGAAGAGACAAATGTCCGAGCGGAGCGCTCAGAGGATGAAAGCGGCTTCTGAAAGTAGTGGGCCCTTGacaagcgccgccgccgccgaccccGCTCGGAGAAGCGAGCCCCAGAAGCTCGGGAGGAACGCGGCGGCGTCCGCTAACGCCCGCCGCGGATTTGAGACCTCGGAATTCCCCGCTTTGACATCCGCAGCCGAGGAGAGAGCGGAAAAACGGCGAGCCGGACCGGGCTGGGTGTCCGCCGCCCGTCTCGCCAGCGCCGTGCGGCGCTCGATGGAGAGAGCCGAAGAGCAGTTTGCCTGGAAGAAGAGCCGAAAAGCATCGGACCGCGTTGCGCAGCCCGCAAATGGACGGCGACTCGTCAGACGTGAGCCGAGCGGGAGGAAAAGGAAACCATAAGTCGCCTCCATCTGGGGGGGTTTCTTTCCTTTGGGTGCTAACGCTCATCAATCAATAAAAGAATATCCAAGCCCTCCCACTGAGCAATGAAAAGCTTTTTCCTCTGCTTATTGTGAGGAATTCAGGCTGAGCCAAACGGGGGGGGCAACCCTTCTTGCCTTCTTCCGCTTTGCCCTCGCCGCATTTGGAGCTTTGGTTTTTTTGCAAGTAAACGCAAGAGCGCTTGAATGAACGGGGCTCTTTTGTCGCAGCCGGACTCTGACCTCGCGCCCTCGGTGCCATTTGGACGGCAGGTCACATTCTCCGGAGAGATTTAGCGTCTTACTTTCTCCTGGCAAATCCCGCCGATCAGCTGACTCTCACACGCTCGCCTCAGACTTCAGGCGTGCCACGCGTTTGTCCATCTGTCTGGAAATTCCACTTCCAATAAGCGAGGAAGTGGAAGACCCGACGATTGCGCTTTTGGGGGAAGTCTGCTTTGGCGAGGAGCTCGGGCGTTTTCAGCACAAGGATTTTTGTCCACTAAGA
Protein-coding sequences here:
- the tlcd1 gene encoding TLC domain-containing protein 1, with amino-acid sequence MEALVAALKRHPGPSVVLFAVLFRVLHGLLGKVTPPKVVVGDEFQTWKWKNLSLSLVHSTLTGTWAVSSVLLWPETLSDLHVYHTPLSYLLVCVSTGYFVHDTTDIVGTGNGRRSWEFLLHHALVLSCFLYTLYTQLYVAGAVTALLVEVNSVTLHLRLLLKMAGATSSAAYRLNKVLNVCTFVAVRLATQFYVTWYIAANYPRLDRAAFFMTCLMVMNIIMLVYLYRLIRSDFLPRAGEAHAERNGTRNAKKFVTD
- the LOC127608571 gene encoding ras-related protein Rab-34-like, which gives rise to MSMRSPTMSVLPPVRKDRIIPQFPHCFREDAALHVERDFNPKVKAACQEQRTGTVGFKIAKVIVVGDLAVGKTCLINRFCKDAFDKNYKATIGVDFEMERFEVLGVPFSLQLWDTAGQERFKCIASTYYRAAQVVIIVFDVTDVASLDHSRQWLEDALRENDPTAVQLFLVGTKKDLSSPAQYSQIERDALQVAQEMRAEYWALSSLTGENVKEFFFRVASLAFETNVLAELEKSGSRQIGNIVRIHSNSSHLSKKRKQPACCQ
- the proca1 gene encoding serine/arginine repetitive matrix protein 2 is translated as MWWVVLVLLSCQDRELALGAGVGPSPGRRSEESGGPPGAEPSMRAEIGRPPEATRRAKRGFTYPGTLWCGAGNMADHYEQLGEYEETDRCCRTHDHCPHVIHAFSSKYGHTNFKWHSISHCDCDQALKGCLRRVNNTSSRVVGQAFFNVIGAPCFELVYEERCAERRWYGACKRYDERAVAAVKEAVPYDYGGIADIDVLTRAPPERKRDTQRETPTQATLSGPEEPSLRNTAATAADSDKESRSSDGKRAKKKDGAEKKTKKRNGQKRRQKVVRVKGIATLLASGGNEAVEKVPSGNSIGDQTVARRPSDGQSARSCDDVLKDEALMETAESPGTAGRTACPPKSGGPRTGRGQEKVPAAAPKEIPRPALQSASNLSAALASHPEQRPREEIPPPAVKSADISGVESPRTAGEAGPPAGPGPKTGLPRKGNARGIPPPTVDSAKSLPVIATFQQGHPGKETRPPAVRSAWNLAASPQTAGKSSRPAGSLSKRKPARKGRLPATLPEEAPQLALHSTKNRSATKQTPQRKQVPQPAGDFLKRQMSERSAQRMKAASESSGPLTSAAAADPARRSEPQKLGRNAAASANARRGFETSEFPALTSAAEERAEKRRAGPGWVSAARLASAVRRSMERAEEQFAWKKSRKASDRVAQPANGRRLVRREPSGRKRKP